Proteins encoded together in one Musa acuminata AAA Group cultivar baxijiao chromosome BXJ3-6, Cavendish_Baxijiao_AAA, whole genome shotgun sequence window:
- the LOC135641438 gene encoding putative RING-H2 finger protein ATL53 yields MAGIEPSSFTRLKCDKKAMETTPVHGYADWVLTAYQTHGRPASAPVVIKLGYTVMHILEGQVVEEPPRSYHIFLFTLGHFLHQASRRQAISTVLLIAGVYGYDICFAGRLERQLVAFCNYPVETALNSGNGFDMIVDVLLAHFPIDEEPSSDVEGVGENGNFGGIPASTDAVKELAVVKYERGGDVREESCIICFAEFDEGVEVTRMPCKHAFHGGCLTRWLERSHACPLCRHAIPASADP; encoded by the coding sequence ATGGCAGGAATTGAGCCGAGTTCATTCACACGGTTGAAGTGCGACAAGAAGGCGATGGAGACGACTCCTGTCCATGGCTATGCCGATTGGGTTCTCACGGCCTATCAAACTCATGGGAGGCCGGCATCGGCTCCGGTGGTGATCAAACTCGGCTACACCGTGATGCACATTCTTGAAGGTCAAGTCGTGGAGGAACCGCCCCGTTCCTACCACATCTTTCTCTTCACTCTCGGCCACTTCCTCCACCAAGCATCTCGCCGCCAGGCGATCTCGACCGTTCTCTTAATCGCCGGCGTCTATGGTTATGACATCTGCTTCGCCGGGCGGTTGGAGAGACAACTCGTTGCCTTCTGCAATTATCCAGTCGAGACGGCTTTGAACTCGGGCAACGGGTTCGACATGATCGTGGACGTACTTTTGGCCCACTTCCCGATCGATGAGGAACCTTCTTCGGACGTCGAAGGCGTCGGCGAGAACGGGAATTTCGGCGGCATCCCGGCGTCGACGGATGCGGTGAAGGAGCTGGCGGTGGTGAAGTACGAGCGTGGAGGAGATGTCAGAGAGGAGAGTTGCATCATCTGCTTCGCGGAGTTCGACGAGGGCGTGGAGGTGACGCGGATGCCATGCAAGCACGCCTTCCATGGCGGCTGTCTCACTCGATGGTTGGAGAGAAGCCATGCGTGTCCTCTCTGCAGACACGCCATACCTGCTTCTGCTGATCCCTGA
- the LOC135641439 gene encoding putative RING-H2 finger protein ATL53 yields the protein MAGIEPSSFTRLKCDKKAMETTPVHGYADWVLTAYQTHGRPASAPVVIKLGYTVMHILEGQVVEEPPRSYHIFLFTLGHFLHQASRRQAISTVLLIAGVYGYDICFAGRLERQLVAFCNYPVETALNSGNGFDMIVDVLLAHFPIDEEPSSDVEGVGENGNFGGIPASTDAVKELAVVKYERGGDVREESCIICFAEFDEGVEVTRMPCKHAFHGGCLTRWLERSHVCPLCRHAIPASADP from the coding sequence ATGGCAGGAATTGAGCCGAGTTCATTCACACGGTTGAAGTGCGACAAGAAGGCGATGGAGACGACTCCTGTCCATGGCTATGCCGATTGGGTTCTCACGGCCTATCAAACTCATGGGAGGCCGGCATCGGCTCCGGTGGTGATCAAACTCGGCTACACCGTGATGCACATTCTTGAAGGTCAAGTCGTGGAGGAACCGCCCCGTTCCTACCACATCTTTCTCTTCACTCTCGGCCACTTCCTCCACCAAGCATCTCGCCGCCAGGCGATCTCGACCGTTCTCTTAATCGCCGGCGTCTATGGTTATGACATCTGCTTCGCCGGGCGGTTGGAGAGACAACTCGTTGCCTTCTGCAATTATCCAGTCGAGACGGCTTTGAACTCGGGCAACGGGTTCGACATGATCGTGGACGTACTTTTGGCCCACTTCCCGATCGATGAGGAACCTTCTTCGGACGTCGAAGGCGTCGGCGAGAACGGGAATTTCGGCGGCATCCCGGCGTCGACGGATGCGGTGAAGGAGCTGGCGGTGGTGAAGTACGAGCGTGGAGGAGATGTCAGAGAGGAGAGTTGCATCATCTGCTTCGCGGAGTTCGACGAGGGCGTGGAGGTGACGCGGATGCCATGCAAGCACGCCTTCCATGGCGGCTGTCTCACTCGATGGTTGGAGAGAAGCCATGTGTGTCCTCTCTGCAGACACGCCATACCTGCTTCTGCTGATCCCTGA